TGCATATTTTAAAATTATGGGCTATATACAATAGTGAAGATATTTACAAATAAGTTTTTACAGGGGGTTATTTTTATGAAGAATTATACTACAGATAAAATAAGAAACGTAAGCTTTTTGGGACATAGGGGTTCTGGTAAAACATCTTTGGTTGAATCATTGTTATTGAGAGCAAATGTAATCAGTAATTTAGGAAATATTGATAAAGGAAATACAATTTCAGATTATGATGATGAAGAAAAATTGAGAAAATTTTCAATAAATACATCAGCTATATCTTTAGATTATGATGGTCATATTTATAATATTTTAGATACTCCTGGATATTTTGATTTTTCAGGGGAATGTTTGTCAGCGTTGACAGTTGCAGCAGGAGCAGTTGTAGTTTTAGACGCCAGTGCAGGTATAGAAGTAGGAACAGAAAAAGCTTGGAGATTATTAGAAGAGAGAAAAATTCCAAGAATATTATTTATAAATAAAATGGATAAGGGAGCAATAAATTATAAAGATATATTAATAAATTTAAAAGAAAAGTTTGGGAAAAAGATTGCGCCATTCTCAATTCCTTTAGGTGAAGGAGAGAAATTTAATGGATTTATCGATGTGGTAGAGGATAAATGCAGAATAAACGTAGGAAATCATTGTGAGGATAGACCATTAGTAGAACATGAAGATTTTGAAAGCATTAAGAATTTACTTTTAGAAGCAGTAGCAGAAACAAGTGAAGAAGCTATGGAAAAATATTTCAATGGAGAGGAATTTACAATTGAAGAAATTCATGAAGGGCTTAGAAAAGGAGTTATTAATGGAGATTTAGTACCAGTATTAGTTGGATCAGCAACTAATATGATAGGGATTCATACTCTATTTGAAATGATATTTGATTATATGCCAACACCAGCAGAAGCAAATGATGGATTAGTACATGGTATAAATCCAGAAACTAAAGAAGATATTACAAGAAAAGTAAGTCAAGAAGAACCTTTTTCAGCCTTTGTATTTAAAACTATAGTGGATCCTTTTATTGGTAAAATTTCTTTATTTAAAGTAAATACAGGAACAGCAACAAAAGATATGGAAGTTTTAAATGCTACTCAAAATAAGAAGGAAAAATTAAATAATCTTTATTTTGTAAGAGGAGTAAAACAAAGAGATACAGATAAAGTTGTTGCAGGAGATATAGCAGCGACAACAAAATTACAAGACGTAAAAACAGGGGATACTTTATGTGATAAAAATAATCCTATTATTTATGAAAATATAAGATTTCCAAAACCATGCTTATATATGAATGTGATACCTGTTAAAAAATCAGATGATGAAAAAATAAGTACAAGTTTACAAAAGTTAGTAGAAGAAGATCCAACTCTTGAAGTTATTAGAAATGCTGAAACAAAAGAACTTTTATTAGGGGGGCAAGGGAAAAAACATTTAGAAGTTGTATTAAGCAAATTATATAATAAATTCCAAGTACAAGCAGAACTAACAATTCCAAAAATAGCTTACAGAGAGACTATTAGAAAGGAAGCTTCTGTTCAAGGAAAGCATAAAAAGCAATCTGGAGGAGCAGGACAATATGGAGAAGTGTATATAAAGTTTGAACCTCTTTATACAGGAGAATATGAATTTGTAGATCATATTAAGGGAGGAGTGGTTCCTAAGCAATATTTACCAGCTGTGGAAAAAGGATTACATGAGGCGTCTAAAAAGGGTCCTTTAGCAGGTTATCCAGTGATAAATTATAAAGCTACTATTTATGATGGATCTTATCATCCTGTAGATTCTAATGAGATTTCTTTTAAACAAGCTGCCATATTAGCTTTTAGAAAAGCTATGGAAGATGCAGCTCCTGTATTATTGGAACCTATTGTGAAAATGGAAATAATTATTCCAGAAGAATATACTGGAGATGTTATGGGAGATATGAATAAAAGAAGAGGGAAAATATTGGGAATAGATCCTTTAAAGTACGGAGATCAAAAAATATCTGTAGAAGTTCCTCATAAAGAAGTTTTAGGATATGCAACAGATTTAAAGGCTATTTCTCAAGGTAGAGGAAGTTTTGAATTTCATTTTATAAAGTATCAAAATATGCCAGAAGACGTAGCTAAAAAAGTTATAGAAGAAGCATAGTTTTTTTAAAGAATAAAAAGCTGATTATTAATAATCAGCTTTTTTCATCCAATTTAATATCCAATTAAAAATTTCGATATTATTAATTTCGTTATGTAATTCATGCCTACAGTTTGGAAAAAATTTTAAAGTTAAATTTTTAAAATTTTGTTTTAAATAATAATTATATAAGGAAACTACATTTTTTTCAAAATAACCAACAGGATCTAAAGAACCACTAATAATAAGTATTGGTTTATTTTTTGAAATATTTTCACAAGATTCTTTTATATAAAGTTGATCTAAAAAAAAGAAAAACTCTTTGTAAAAACTACTAGAATAAGGAAAACCAGTTAAATTATTTTTGTTATAATTTTTTATTGAATCAATATTTCTAGTAAGCCAACTATTCTTAAGATTATCTTTTTTAAATTTAGAATCATAACCTAAAAATATAATTTTATGTATTAAATCAGCTTTTTTATTTTTATAAAATTTATCTAAAATTAAAGAAAAATATTTAGCAAATTTCCAAAGAAAAAAAGGTTTATAAGAAGATCCAGCTAATATATAACCTTTTATTATAGAAGAACAAGTTTTCATATGTTCTTGAGCTATAAAAGATCCCATGCTATGTCCTAAAATATAAATAGGTATATCAGGATATTTTTTCTTCAATTTATATGAAAAATCAATTTGATCTTTAATTAGAATATTAAAATCATAATTAAAAGCCCCTAAATTATTAGCAAATTTTTTACCGTGATATTTATGTTCCTCAATGAAAACAATATAACCTTTTTGTTTATAAAAATTTATAAAATCTTTATACCTTTCTTTACACTCACTCATTCCATGTATTATTTGTATAATTCCCTTGATATTATCCATAAAAATCCTTTTTTACTTTAAATGTGAAATATTAGAAAAATCCAATATTTTAAATTCATTTTTACAATATTCTACAATAGTGAAACTAGTATTTTTTGGAACATTTTTTTCACCAAAGTATTCAATGCCTTCTTTTTTAATGAAAGTAAAAATAGCTTCAAGTAAGATTCCGTGAGAAACAATAAGTAATGTGTCTTTAGAATTATGTTTTTTAATTAATTCTTGAAGACCTTTTTGCGCTCTTTCGTAAACATTTTGAAAAGTTTCACCGTGAAAATCTGTAGGATCATAATGTTTACCATCGTTCCAAAAATTATAGAACTGATTAGGATGAATTTTTTGGAAATATTCTTTAGGAACTCCTTCCATATCTCCTAAATTTATTTCTCTAAAATTTGGGATAGTATCTACTTGAGGATTGATTCTATCTTTAGTTAAAATAGCTAATGTTTCTTTAGCTCTTCCTAATGGTGATGAATAAAAATGTGTAAATTCAATAGAGTTAAGTTTTTCTTTAAGCTTTTCAGCCTGTTCTCTTCCAAGTTCTGTAAGAGGAGAATCTTTAATACCTTGGAAAATTCCTTTTTTATTCCAAATTGTTTGTCCATGTCTAACAAAATATAATATCATTTAAATAATAACCTCCATAAAAATATAAAATATCTTTTATAAATCAGATATTTTTAGTATAA
The window above is part of the Fusobacterium sp. JB019 genome. Proteins encoded here:
- the fusA gene encoding elongation factor G — encoded protein: MKNYTTDKIRNVSFLGHRGSGKTSLVESLLLRANVISNLGNIDKGNTISDYDDEEKLRKFSINTSAISLDYDGHIYNILDTPGYFDFSGECLSALTVAAGAVVVLDASAGIEVGTEKAWRLLEERKIPRILFINKMDKGAINYKDILINLKEKFGKKIAPFSIPLGEGEKFNGFIDVVEDKCRINVGNHCEDRPLVEHEDFESIKNLLLEAVAETSEEAMEKYFNGEEFTIEEIHEGLRKGVINGDLVPVLVGSATNMIGIHTLFEMIFDYMPTPAEANDGLVHGINPETKEDITRKVSQEEPFSAFVFKTIVDPFIGKISLFKVNTGTATKDMEVLNATQNKKEKLNNLYFVRGVKQRDTDKVVAGDIAATTKLQDVKTGDTLCDKNNPIIYENIRFPKPCLYMNVIPVKKSDDEKISTSLQKLVEEDPTLEVIRNAETKELLLGGQGKKHLEVVLSKLYNKFQVQAELTIPKIAYRETIRKEASVQGKHKKQSGGAGQYGEVYIKFEPLYTGEYEFVDHIKGGVVPKQYLPAVEKGLHEASKKGPLAGYPVINYKATIYDGSYHPVDSNEISFKQAAILAFRKAMEDAAPVLLEPIVKMEIIIPEEYTGDVMGDMNKRRGKILGIDPLKYGDQKISVEVPHKEVLGYATDLKAISQGRGSFEFHFIKYQNMPEDVAKKVIEEA
- a CDS encoding alpha/beta hydrolase translates to MDNIKGIIQIIHGMSECKERYKDFINFYKQKGYIVFIEEHKYHGKKFANNLGAFNYDFNILIKDQIDFSYKLKKKYPDIPIYILGHSMGSFIAQEHMKTCSSIIKGYILAGSSYKPFFLWKFAKYFSLILDKFYKNKKADLIHKIIFLGYDSKFKKDNLKNSWLTRNIDSIKNYNKNNLTGFPYSSSFYKEFFFFLDQLYIKESCENISKNKPILIISGSLDPVGYFEKNVVSLYNYYLKQNFKNLTLKFFPNCRHELHNEINNIEIFNWILNWMKKADY
- a CDS encoding histidine phosphatase family protein; translated protein: MILYFVRHGQTIWNKKGIFQGIKDSPLTELGREQAEKLKEKLNSIEFTHFYSSPLGRAKETLAILTKDRINPQVDTIPNFREINLGDMEGVPKEYFQKIHPNQFYNFWNDGKHYDPTDFHGETFQNVYERAQKGLQELIKKHNSKDTLLIVSHGILLEAIFTFIKKEGIEYFGEKNVPKNTSFTIVEYCKNEFKILDFSNISHLK